Within the Streptomyces sp. NBC_00353 genome, the region CCTCCATGCCGAGCGAGTCCGTGACCACGACACCGTCGTAACCGAGCTCCTCGCGCAGGATGCCGGTGAGGATCGGCCGGGACAGCGTGGCCGGGTCCTCGGCCGGGTCGAGAGCGGGGACGACGATGTGCGCGGTCATGATCGCGTCGATGCCGGCGGCGATCGCGGCCCGGAACGGCGGGGAGTCCAGCTCGGCCCACTGCTCGCGGGTGTGGTGGATGTACGGCAGGCCGGTGTGGCTGTCGGTGTTCGTGTCACCGTGGCCGGGGAAGTGTTTGGCCGTCGAGGCGATCCCGGCGACCTGATACCCCTTCACCTGGGCGGCGACCATCGCGGCCACGGCGGGCGGATGGGCGCCGAAGGAGCGTACGCCGATGACCGGGTTGGCCGGGTTGACGTTGACATCGGCGTCCGGGGCGTAGTTCTGGTTGATGCCGATCGCGGCCAGCTCGGTGCCTGCGATCTTCCCGGCCCGGCGGGCGTCGGAGGACGAACCGCCCGCACCCAGCGCCATCGCGCCCGGCATCAGCGTGGCGGGCTCGCCGACGCGGCAGACGATGCCGTGCTCCTGGTCGGTGGAGATGAGAAGCGGCAGGGGAGTGGGACCGGCGAGACCGGCGCGCTGGATGCCGTTGGAGAGGTCGGCGATCTGGTGCGGGTCACGGGTGTTGTGCGCCCAGGCGAAGTAGATGATGCCGCCGACGTGGTACTTGGCGATCAACTCGGCGGCGGTACGGACCCCGATCTCGGCCAGGTTGGCGTTGATGTCGGCCTGGTCGGGTTCGGTGGCGGAGTGCCCGTACACCCGCATCACGAAGAGCTGGCCGACCTTCTCCTCCAGGCTCATCCGGGAGATGAGCTGCTTGAGGCGCTCGGTGGTGGAGGCGGAGGAGGAAGCGGAGGCGGCGGCGGCTCCGGGGGCGGAGACCGCGCCGGTCGCGGCCGCTGCGACAGTCGCGGCGGTGGCGGTGAGGAGGGTGCGTCTGGAGGTGCGGTGGTGCACGTGAGCTCCTTCGGCCGTTCTCGGTGACGAGGGGGTGGTGAAAGAAACTTCCAATGGTCACGGATATCCAGAAAGTAACTACCGGTCAAGAGGACAGCCCGAACTGGGCCCATCCGGCGAACGACGACAGGCGCGGCGCATCACGTCCCGCGCGCTGCTTTCCGCCACGCCCCTTTCCCCCGTACCCCCGCACAGGCCCGGCCCCTACACCAGCCCCACCCTCGTGCCACGTCCCTGAAGGGCCGTCACCGCCGCCGTGATCGCCGGCCGCCGAGCCGCCTCCGTGCGCCACACCGCGTACAGCCTCCGAACCGGCACGGGATCGAGTCGCACCGCCACCACCCCGGCCGGCAGCGGTCCGCGCCCCAGCCGCGGGATCATCGCGACGCCGAGACCGGCGGCGAGCAGCGCCAACTGGGTGTGGTTCTCCTCCGCCTGGTGCCGGATGTCCGGCTCGTAACCCGCCGCCCGCAGCGTCCGTACGAGCCAGTCGTGGCAGACCGTCCCCGGCGGCTGGCAGATCCACCGCTCCTTCGCCAGTTCCTCGCGCCGCACCGCGTCCCGCCCGGCGAGCCGGTGGCCCTCGGGCACCAGCAGATCGCACCGGTCGTCGCCGATCACCGCCTGCGCCACGCCCTCCGGGGCAGGCAGCGGGGCGATGTCCCAGTCGTGCGCGACCGCCAGGTCGATCACGCCCTTGGCCACCAGATCGACGGACAGATGCGGATCGACCTCGGTCAGCCGGACGTCCAGAGCAGGGTGGTCCCGCTCCAGCTCGGTCAGCACACCGGGCAGCAGCCCGCGCGCCGCGGAGGCGAAGGCGCCGATCGACAGCCGCCCGGTGGGCAGCCCCCGACGCTCCTCCAGCGTCGTCTCGGCACGCTCCACGATCGCCAGCAACTGCTGGGCGGTGGCGGCGAGATGGAGCGCCTCCTCGGTGAGCGCGACACCGCGACCGCGCCGTTCCAGCAGTGTTGTGCGGGTCTCCCGCTCCAGCTTGGTGATCTGCTGGGAGACCGCCGACGGGGTGTAGCCGAGAGCTGCCGCGGCGCCCGCGACGGAGCCGTGGACGGAGATGGCGTGCAGGGCGCGCAGTCGGGACAGATCGAGCACCGGAACCTCCCGGACCTTGCCGATTCATTAGCGATGCTCAATTCCACCATGAAGAAATCCGCGCTGGTGCTACATGGTCCGGGCAGGTGATCCTCGGTCCATGCGTCCCCTTCACATAGCCCTGGCCGCCCTGGTGGCTGCCGTCTGGGGTGTCAATTTCGTCGTCATCGAGGTCGGTCTCGGCCACTTCCCGCCGCTGCTCTTCTCCGCCCTGCGCTTCCTGGTCGCCGCCCTGCCCGCGGTGTTCTTCGTCGGACGCCCCAAGGTCGCCTGGAAGTGGATCGTGGGCGTCGGACTCGTCCTCGGAGTGGCGAAGTTCGGGCTGCTCTTCATCGGCATGGACCGGGGGATGCCCGCCGGGCTCTCCTCCCTGGTGCTCCAGGTCCAGGCGGTCTTCACGGCCCTGTTCGCGGCGCTGGCGCTCGGCGAACGACCGGGCAGGGTCAGGGTGCTGGGGATGGCGGTGGCCCTCGCGGGCATCGGGGCGGCGGCGGTCGACGAGGGCGCGAGCGGCCCCGTGCTCGCCTTCGTCCTGGTGATCGCGGCGGCGGCCTGCTGGGGCGTGTCCAACGTCCTGACCCGCAAGGCCGCCCCGCCGGACTCCCTCAACTTCATGGTGTGGGTCTCGACCGTGCCCGTACTGCCGCTGCTCGGCCTCTCCCTCCTCTTCGAAGGCTGGGACCGTGACGCCGACGCGCTGGCCGCGCTGGACTGGAGCGGCGTCGGCATCATCGTGTACGTCGCCTGGATCACGACGGTCTTCGGCTTCGGGGCGTGGGGCTTCCTGCTGCGTCACTACCCGGCATCGTCCGTGGCGCCGTTCACCCTGCTCGTGCCGGTCTTCGGGATGTCATCGGCGGCGCTGCTGCTCGACGAGTCGGTGAGCCCGCTGCGGTGGTGCGCGGCGGCGCTGCTGGTGGGCGGGGTGGCGCTGACATCTCTGGCGGGGACGCGCCGGCCGCGTCCCGCGGCGACGGAGAGTGCGGAACCGCAGCCGGCGGGTGCCTGAACCCGGGCACCTACTCCTTCGGCGCGCCCAGCCGCAGCAGGTGGTCGCGTCCCGCGCTCAGCAGCCCGGGCAGGTCGGCCGCACCCGGGTGCCAGCGCTTCTCGTACTCCCAGCAGACCCAGCTGTCCGGGTCCAGGGTGTCCAGGCACGCCCGGAGCGGCAGCACCCCGGCGCCGAGGGGCAGCGGAGTGACATCGTCCGCCGACGCGATGTCCTTCACCTGTACGTATCCCAGGTGCGGGGCGAGAACCGCATGGCTCGCGGCCGGCTCCTCGCCGGCCAGCCAGGTGTGCATGATGTCCCACAGCGCACCGACCTGCCGGTGCCCGACCGTCCCCACGACACGGGCCACGGCGGCCCCGGCCCGGTGCGAGTCATGGGTCTCCAGGAGGATCCGTACGCCCAGATCGGCGGCGTACGGAGCGGCGGCGCCCAGCCGACGGGCGGCGTTCGCATCGGCCGTGTCCGGGTCCAGCCCGTCACCCCCGGGGAAGACCCGGACATTCGACGCGCCGAGATCCCGTGCCAGCTCCACCAGGCCGGCGAGCTCGTCCAGCACCGGCTGGTCGTCCCCCTCGGCGGCGACCCGGACGTACCCGGCGACGGTCAGGATCTCGACGCCGCCCCGCTTGAACTCATCGGCCACGTCGGCGCGTTCGGCCGGCGAGAGCCCCGGGTGCACCGGCTCCTCCGGGTGGGCGCGCAGCTCCACCCCCTGATAGCCGTGCTCGACGGCGAGCCGGATGACGTCGGAGACCGGCATCCCCGGCACTCCGAGGGTCGAGAAAGCGAGCTTCACGTGCGTTTTCCTTCCGTCGGTACGTGCCCCTGCGCCGTACGGACCGGACAGCGGCCCGCACATCATCGGCCCACGGCACGCAGTACGCGTACCCGCGACCCGGCGGCGGAACCCGGCCGGGTCACTTCCGCGGCGGCGCCGTCGACCCCCGGACCATCAGCTCCGCCGCGATCGTCGCGATGCCCCCCGGCGGCGGTGTCTCCTTGCCCATCGCCAGCCGGCCCGCCCGTGCCCCCGCCTCGAACAGCGGCAGCCGTACGGTCGTCAGCGCCGGGACCGCGTCCACCGAGAACGGCAGGTCGTCGAAGCCGGCCACGGAGATGTCCTCGGGGATGCGGAAGCCGCGGTCCCGGATCGCCGCGCTCGCGCCCAGGGCCACCGTGTCGTTGGCGGCGACGATGGCCGTCACCTCCGGATCGCGGCGCAGGAGTTCGAGCGTCGCGTCGTAACCGGACCGGCGGTCGTACGGGCCGTGCACGGTGAGGCGCTCCTCGTCGCCACCCAGCCCGGCATCCTGCATCGCCTCGCGGTGACCTTCCAGCCGGTGACGGGTCGTCGTCCGCTCCGGGGGGCCCGCGACATAGCCGATCCGCCGGTGGCCGAGAGAGAGCAGATGCTCGGTGAGGCGCCGGCCACCGCCCTGGTTGTCGAAGGCGAGTGCCGCCACGATCGCCTCGCCCTCCGGCAGCGGGGGCCGCCCGCACAGCACCACCCGGGTTCCCGCGTCCGCGAGTTTCGCCAGCTTCGCGTTCATCGCGGCCTGGTGCGCCGGGTCCTCCACGGCGCCGCCGGTGAGGATGACGGCTGCGGCGCGCTGGCGCTGGAGCAGGGTGAGGTAGGTGAGTTCGCGTTCGGGGGAGCCGCCGGTGTTGCAGATGACGGCGAGCTTCTCGCCCCCGGCCCGCCCGGAGCCGTCGCCAGGCCCGCCGATCTCGGTCTGCGCCGCCCCGGCCATGATTCCGAAGAACGGGTCGGCGATGTCGTTGACCAGGATGCCGACCAGGTCGGACGTGGCGGCGGCGAGCGAGCTGGCCGGTCCGTTCAGTACGTAGTCGAGGTCGTCCACCGCGCGCAGCACCCGCTCCCGGGTGGACGCCGCGACCGGGTAGTTGCCGTTGAGCACGCGGGAAACGGTGGCGGGCGACACCCGGGCGCGAGCCGCCACATCCGCCAGGGTGACTGTCATCGCTTCCTCCGAGGGTTTTGGACCGGGCCCTCTTGTCCGGGCCGCTGTCGGCAGGCTAGCGTCATACCGCATAGAAAGCGCTTGCTACGGCTGTATGGAGGAACTTCGTGACACGCAGGACAGTGCGCATCGCCATGAACGGCGTCACGGGGCGCATGGGGTACCGGCAGCACCTGGTGCGCTCGATCCTCGCGATCCGCGAGCAGGGCGGCCTCGACCTCGGCGACGGCGAGGTGCTGTGGCCCGAACCCGTCCTCGTCGGCCGCCGCGCCCACGCGCTGGAGGAACTCGCCGACCGGCACGGTCTGACCGAGTGGTCGACCGACGTCGACGCGGTCCTCGCGGACGAGTCGATCGAGATCTACTTCGACGCCCAGGTCACCTCGGCCCGCGTCGACGCGATCAAGAAGGCGATCGCCGCGGGCAAGCACATCTACACCGAGAAGCCCACCGCGACGGACGTCGAGGGCGCCCTGGAGCTGGCCCGCCTCGCCCGCGACGCCGGGATAAAGCACGGTGTCGTCCAGGACAAGATCTTCCTGCCGGGTCTGCTGAAGCTGAAGCGCCTCATCGACGGCGGCTTCTTCGGCGAGATCCTCTCCGTGCGCGGCGAGTTCGGCTACTGGGTCTTCGAGGGCGACTGGCAGGAGGCCCAGCGCCCGTCCTGGAACTACCGGGCCGAGGACGGCGGCGGCATCGTCGTCGACATGTTCCCGCACTGGGAGTACGTACTCCACGAGCTGTTCGGGCAGGTCAAGACCGTCCAGGCGCACGTCCAGACGCACATCCCGCAGCGCTGGGACGAGCAGGGGAAGCCGTACGCCGCCACCGCCGACGACGCCGCCTACGGCATCTTCCAGCTGGCGAGCGGCGCCGTCGCCCAGATCAACTCCTCCTGGGCCGTGCGCGTCAACCGCGACGAGCTCGTCGAGTTCCAGGTCGACGGAACCCACGGCTCCGCCGTCGCCGGGCTCCGCAACTGCCGCGTCCAGCACCGTTCGGCCACCCCCAAGCCGGTCTGGAACCCCGATCTCCCGGTCACCGAGTCGTTCCGCGACCAGTGGCAGGAAGTCCCCGACAACGCCGTCTTCGACAACGGCTTCAAGGCCCAGTGGGAGCTCTTCCTGCGCCACATCGTGCTCGACGAGCCGTACACCTGGGACCTCATGGCCGGCGCCCGAGGCGTGCAGCTCGCCGAGCTCGGGCTCAAGTCCTCCGCCGAGGGCCGGCGCCTCGACGTACCGGAGCTGACGCTGTGACGATCCACCTCCCGCAGGGCCCGTACGAACCCCGCACCACCCCGCTCGACCTCGCCCCGGGCGGGTCACCGCTCGCCTCCCGTACGGTCTTCTCCGCCGCGCACGTCGTCGCCGACCCGTACGCCGACGTCAGCCCCGACGGCCCCGCTGCCGTCGACTGGGACGCCACCCTCGCCTTCCGGCGCCACCTCTGGTCGCACGGTCTTGGGGTTGCCGAAGCCATGGACACCGCCCAGCGCGGCATGGGCCTGGACTGGGCGGGCGCCGCCGAGCTGATCCGCCGCTCCGCCGCCGAGGCGAAGGCGGTCGGCGGCCGGATCGCCTGCGGCGTCGGCACCGACCAGCTCCCCGCGGGCCCGGCCACGCTCGCCGAGGTGAAGGCCGCGTACGAGGAACAGCTCGCCCTGGTCGAGGAGAGTGGCGCCCAGGCCATCCTGATGGCGTCCCGCGCCCTCGCCGCCGCGGCGAACGGCCCCGAGGACTACCTGGAAACGTACGCACACCTGCTGCGCCAGGCCTCGGAGCCGGTCGTCCTGCACTGGCTCGGCCCGATGTTCGACCCGGCTCTGGAGGGCTACTGGGGTTCGACGGACCTCGACGCCGCCACCGACACGTTCCTGAAGGTCATCGCGGAACACCCGGACAAGGTCGACGGCATCAAGATCTCGCTCCTCGACGCCGAGCGCGAGATCGACGTACGCCGCCGCCTTCCCAGCGGGGTGCGCTGCTACACCGGCGACGACTTCAACTACCCCGAGCTGATCGCGGGCGACGACCGCGGCTTCAGCCACGCGCTGCTCGGCATCTTCGACCCGCTCGGTCCGCTGGCCGCCCACGCGGTGCGCGTCCTGGACACCGGGGACGTCCAGGGCTTCCGTGAACTCCTCGACCCGACGGTCGAGTTGTCCCGGCACCTGTTCCGGACGCCCACCCGCTTCTACAAGACGGGCGTGGTCTTCCTCGCCTGGCTGGCCGGCCACCAGGACCACTTCACGATGGTGGGCGGCCTCCAGTCCGCCCGCTCACTGCCGCATCTGGCGAAGGCCTACGAACTCGCCGACCGGCTGGGCCTGTTCCCCGACCCGGAGCTGGCCGAATCCCGGATGCGCGCCCTGCTCACGGTCAACGGAGGTGTCCGGTGACGGACCTGTCGCGTCTGAGCATCAACCAGGAGACCGTCAAGCAGTGGTCGCTGCCCGAGCTCACCGAGGGCTGCGTCAAGGCGGGCATCGACAAGGTCGGGCTGTGGCGGGCCCCTGTCCAGGAGTACGGAGTCGAGCGCACCGCCCAACTCCTCGCCGACGCCGGGATCTCCGTCACCAGCCTCTGCAGGGGCGGCTTCTTCACCGCACTCGACCCGGCCGAACGGGCCCGCGCCCTGGACGACAACCGCGCCGCGATCGACGAGGCTGCGGCCCTGTCCACCGACACCCTGGTCCTGGTCTCCGGCGGCCTCCCGGCGGGCAGCCGCGACCTCCACGGCGCCCGCGAACGCATCGCGGAAGCGCTCGCCGAGCTGGGTCCGTACGCACAGGAGCAAGGCGTCCGCCTGGCGATCGAACCGCTGCACCCGATGTTCGCCTCGGACCGTTGCGTCGTCTCCACCCTGTCCCAGGCCCTGGACATCGCCGAGCGCTTCCCGGCGGAGCAGGTCGGCGTGGTCGTCGACACGTACCACATCTGGTGGGACGACCAGGCAGCCGCACAGATCGCCCGGGCCGGTGCGGGCGACCGTATCCACTCGTTCCAGCTGGCGGACTGGATCACCCCGCTCCCGGCGGGCGTACTGGTCGGACGGGGTCAACTCGGCGACGGAAGCGTCGACTTCCGCGCATTCCGCGAGATGGTCGAGGCCACCGGCTTCACCGGTCCGATCGAGGTGGAGATCTTCAACGAGGGCCTGTGGGCGCGGGACGGCGCCGAAGTTCTCGCGGAGGTCGCGGCCCGGTACGTCGAGCACGCCTGCTGAGAGCGGGTGCGAGGCGGTCGGGCAAAGAGATCGCAAAGGCGTGCAACCCTTTGGTGGCCTGCCCTGTCGTATCTTGCGTCGGGCGCTTCCGGGGAGGGATCCGGGGGGATCGGGAAGCCCTGATGAGGGTGGGGGAAAGCGAGAGGGGCCCGGTCTTCGACCGGGCCCCATTTCGCTTTACCGGGCCTGTTCCGTTCGTCTCCTGCAACCGGCCGGCCCGGACCGGGCCGGTTCGGCAGCCGTCGGGACCGGCTTCGGCGCCGGCTGATCAGTAGGCCGAGTTGACGTTGTCTATCGAGCCGTAGCGGTGGGCCGCGTAGTTGCAGGCGGCGGTGATGTTGGCGACCGGGTCGTAGATGTTCCACGAGGTGCCGGGGACGTGGTACGTCTTGAATGTGGGGTCGATGACCTGGAGCAGGCCCTTGGACGGGATGCCCTTGGCGGCGTTGGAGTCCCAGTTGTTGATGGCGTTCGGGTTGCCGCTCGACTCGCGCATCAGGTTGCGGTAGATGCCGTTGTAGGAGCCCGGGATGCCCTTGGCGTGCATGATCTCCAGCGACTGGTTGATCCAGGTGCTGACGTTGCCGGTGGACTGGGCGGGGGTGGCGGCCGAGGCGGCCGGAGCACCGGCGACGGTGCAGGCCGCGATCGCGGTACCGGCGGTGACCATGCCCAGCGTGATCTTCTTGATCTGGGTCATGTGAGCGAACTTCTTGGACATCGCGGAGATCTGCATCGGAATTACCTCTCCCGTGGGGATGCCAAGAATTGTTAAGCGAGTTCAAACTTCCGGTCAATGACCCTCCTTACTATCGGAATACGTACAGGGATCGGGCAACAGTGGACAAAATTGCCGTAAACAGGCCATAGAGCGGGCTCTTTGTCCTACTAAGTCGCATCATGGTGACGCGCGTCATATCACTCACGTCACACGACAGAAGTGTTAAATCGCCCTAAAACGGACATGGATATATCGCCCCTGAACCACACAAAGAAACCCCGCTATTCGCCCCGCGTAATGAATGGAAACGGGGCGTAATGAAAGTCGGTCGGCCTATTCGGAGTGACCGGGGGGCGTGCGGGGGAGGCAGGGGCGCGCGACTGGCGGCGCGGGGAGGGCCCCGAAGTCGGTGACTGCGCGTGTGGAGTGTCGGTGGCGCCCGATACCGTCGGCTCATGTCCAACATGGCCGTCCTCGAAGGGGTCCTGGAGCGGATCACCTATGCCAACGAGGAGAACGGGTACACGGTCGCCCGCGTCGACACAGGTCGGGGCGGTGGTGATCTCCTCACGGTGGTCGGCTCGCTGCTCGGCGCGCAGGTCGGGGAGTCGCTGCGGATGGAGGGGCGCTGGGGGTCGCACTCCCAGTACGGCAAGCAGTTCACGGTGGAGAACTACACGACCGTGCTGCCCGCCACGATCCAGGGCATCCGCCGCTATCTCGGCTCCGGACTGATCAAGGGCATCGGCCCGGTGATGGCCGACCGGATCACCACCCACTTCGGTGTCGACACGCTCGACATCATCGAGCAGCAGCCGAAGCGGCTCGTCGAGGTCCCCGGGCTCGGGCCGAAGCGGACGAAGATGATCGCCGCCGCCTGGGAGGAACAGAAGGCGATCAAGGAGGTGATGGTCTTCCTCCAGGGGGTCGGCGTCTCCACCTCCATCGCCGTCCGCATCTACAAGAAGTACGAGGACGCGTCGATCTCCGTCGTCAAGAACCAGCCCTACCGGCTGGCCGCAGACGTCTGGGGCATCGGCTTCCTCACCGCCGACAAGATCGCGCAGGCGGTCGGTATCCCGCACGACAGCCCGGAGCGGGTCAAGGCCGGCCTGCAGTACGCGCTGTCGCAATCCACCGACCAGGGCCACTGTTTCCTCCCGGAGGAGCGGCTTATCGCCGACGCGGTCAAGCTGCTCCAGGTCGATACGGGGCTGGTCATCGAGTGCCTCGCCGAACTGGCCGAGGATCCGGAGGGGGTTGTACGGGAGAAGGTGCCGTCGCCCGAGGGCGGCGAGCCGATCACCGCCATCTACCTCGTACCGTTTCACCGTGCCGAGGTCGCCCTCGCTGCCCAGGTGCAGCGGCTGCTGCGGACGCCCGAGGACCGGATGCCCGCCTTCCAGGACGTGGACTGGGGCAAGGCGCTGACATGGCTGGCGGGCCGTACAGGGGCGACGCTCGCCCCCGAGCAGGAGGCCGCCGTCCGGCTCGCGCTCAGCCGGAAGGTGGCCGTGCTGACCGGCGGACCCGGCTGCGGGAAGTCGTTCACCGTTCGCTCCATCGTCGAGCTGGCCCGCGCCAAACGCGCCAAGGTCGTTCTGGCCGCGCCCACCGGGCGGGCGGCGAAACGGCTGTCCGAGCTGACCGGGGCCGAGGCGTCCACCGTGCACCGGCTGCTGGAGCTCAAGCCGGGCGGGGACGCGGCGTACGACCGGGACCGTCCGCTGGACGCCGATCTGGTCGTCGTCGACGAGGCGTCGATGCTCGATCTGCTGCTGGCCAACAAGCTTCTGAAGGCCGTGGCACCCGGTGCCCATCTGCTGCTCGTCGGGGACGTCGACCAGCTGCCGTCGGTCGGCGCGGGGGAGGTGCTGCGCGATCTGCTCGCTGAGGGCGGCCCCGTTCCGGCGGTCCGGCTGACGACGATCTTCCGCCAGGCCCAGAAGTCCGGCGTCGTCACCAACGCGCACCGGATCAACTCCGGAGTGCCGCCCCTCACTCAGGGCCTCGACGACTTCTTCCTCTTCGTCGAGGACGAGACGGAGGACGCGGGTGTGCTCGCGGTGGACGTCGCGGCCCGCCGCATCCCGGCCAGATTCGGCCTCGACCCCAGGCGTGACGTGCAGGTCCTCGCCCCCATGCACCGCGGCCCGGCCGGTGCCGGCCACCTCAACGGCCTGCTGCAACAGGTCATCACCCCGGGCCGCCCCGACCTGCCCGAGAAGCGGTTCGGCGGCCGGGTCTTCCGTGTCGGCGACAAGGTGACCCAAATCAGAAACAACTACGACAAGGGGGAGAACGGCGTCTTCAACGGCACGGTCGGCGTCGTCACTTCGCTCGACCTGGACGAGCAGAAACTGACGGTCCTCACGGACGAGGACGAGGAGATCCCGTACGACTTCGACGAGCTGGACGAGCTGGCCCACGCGTACGCCATGACGATCCATCGTTCCCAGGGCAGCGAATACCCGGCCGTCGTCGTCCCCGTCACCAAGAGCGCCTGGATGATGCTCCAGCGAAACCTGCTGTACACGGCTGTGACGAGGGCCAAGAAGCTCGTCGTGCTGGTCGGCTCACGGCAGGCGATCGGACAGGCGGTCCGGACAGTTTCCGCAGGCAGACGCTGTACGGCGCTGGATTACCGGTTGCGCGGAGGGTCCGGCGGAGGATCCCCGGAAAAAATGATCGATCAAATCGGTGGGAAACATCACGGAGCCCTTCCGGAACCGGAGTCAAGGGGGCAGGATGAGTAAGTTCGCGGCACTGAGTGCCGTGAGTAGGTCCAATGGACGACCCCGAGTGCACTCTCCTGAGCCAAATGGGGGAGGGTGGAGACAGTCAGGGAACCTCGAAGAAGAGGCACTACGTCGGTGAGGGATGACGTGAGCGACAACTCTGTAGTACTGCGGTACGGCGATGACGAGTACACCTACCCGGTGATCGACAGCACCGTCGGCGACAAGGGCTTCGACATCGGGAAGCTCCGTGCAAATACCGGCCTGGTGACGCTGGACAGCGGATACGGCAACACCGCCGCATACAAATCCGCCATCACCTATCTCGACGGTGAGCAGGGCATCCTGCGGTACCGCGGCTATCCCATCGAGCAGCTCGCCGAGCACTCGTCGTTCCTCGAGGTCGCGTACACGCTCATCAACGGTGAGCTTCCCAAGGTCGACGAGCTGTCGACCTTCAAGAACGAGATCACCCAGCACACGCTGCTGCACGAGGACGTCAAGCGGTTCTTCGACGGCTTCCCGCGCGACGCCCACCCGATGGCCATGCTGTCCTCGGTCGTCAGCGCGCTGTCCACCTTCTACCAGGACAGCCACAACCCGTTCGACGAGGAGCAGCGTCACCTCTCGACGATCCGTCTGCTGGCCAAGCTGCCGACGATCGCCGCGTACGCGTACAAGAAGTCGATCGGGCACCCCTTCGTCTACCCGCGCAACGACCTCGGGTACGTCGAGAACTTCCTGCGCATGACCTTCTCGGTCCCCGCCCAGGAGTACGAGCTGGACCCGGTCGTCGTCTCCGCGCTCGACAAGCTGCTCATCCTGCACGCGGACCACGAGCAGAACTGTTCGACCTC harbors:
- a CDS encoding glycoside hydrolase family 3 protein — protein: MHHRTSRRTLLTATAATVAAAATGAVSAPGAAAASASSSASTTERLKQLISRMSLEEKVGQLFVMRVYGHSATEPDQADINANLAEIGVRTAAELIAKYHVGGIIYFAWAHNTRDPHQIADLSNGIQRAGLAGPTPLPLLISTDQEHGIVCRVGEPATLMPGAMALGAGGSSSDARRAGKIAGTELAAIGINQNYAPDADVNVNPANPVIGVRSFGAHPPAVAAMVAAQVKGYQVAGIASTAKHFPGHGDTNTDSHTGLPYIHHTREQWAELDSPPFRAAIAAGIDAIMTAHIVVPALDPAEDPATLSRPILTGILREELGYDGVVVTDSLGMEGVRTKYGDERVPVLALQAGVDQLLNPPNLDVSWNALLAAVKSGEVSEARIEESILRILRLKTKLGLFDDPFVTHRGVDRAVGTRAHLAAADRIAEHTTTLLTNNGAVLPLSRRSHKNLLVVGADPASPSGTTGPPTTTLATAFGELGYAATALSTGTAPSQAKIAEAVAAAQGKDAVIVGTYNVSATSSQRTLVGALVATGVPVITLAIRNPYDIAQLPAHAASLAAYSWTDVELRAAARVIAGRAEPQGRLPVPVQRAGDPTQVLYPVGYGLTY
- a CDS encoding LysR family transcriptional regulator — translated: MLDLSRLRALHAISVHGSVAGAAAALGYTPSAVSQQITKLERETRTTLLERRGRGVALTEEALHLAATAQQLLAIVERAETTLEERRGLPTGRLSIGAFASAARGLLPGVLTELERDHPALDVRLTEVDPHLSVDLVAKGVIDLAVAHDWDIAPLPAPEGVAQAVIGDDRCDLLVPEGHRLAGRDAVRREELAKERWICQPPGTVCHDWLVRTLRAAGYEPDIRHQAEENHTQLALLAAGLGVAMIPRLGRGPLPAGVVAVRLDPVPVRRLYAVWRTEAARRPAITAAVTALQGRGTRVGLV
- a CDS encoding EamA family transporter, which gives rise to MRPLHIALAALVAAVWGVNFVVIEVGLGHFPPLLFSALRFLVAALPAVFFVGRPKVAWKWIVGVGLVLGVAKFGLLFIGMDRGMPAGLSSLVLQVQAVFTALFAALALGERPGRVRVLGMAVALAGIGAAAVDEGASGPVLAFVLVIAAAACWGVSNVLTRKAAPPDSLNFMVWVSTVPVLPLLGLSLLFEGWDRDADALAALDWSGVGIIVYVAWITTVFGFGAWGFLLRHYPASSVAPFTLLVPVFGMSSAALLLDESVSPLRWCAAALLVGGVALTSLAGTRRPRPAATESAEPQPAGA
- a CDS encoding sugar phosphate isomerase/epimerase family protein, giving the protein MKLAFSTLGVPGMPVSDVIRLAVEHGYQGVELRAHPEEPVHPGLSPAERADVADEFKRGGVEILTVAGYVRVAAEGDDQPVLDELAGLVELARDLGASNVRVFPGGDGLDPDTADANAARRLGAAAPYAADLGVRILLETHDSHRAGAAVARVVGTVGHRQVGALWDIMHTWLAGEEPAASHAVLAPHLGYVQVKDIASADDVTPLPLGAGVLPLRACLDTLDPDSWVCWEYEKRWHPGAADLPGLLSAGRDHLLRLGAPKE
- a CDS encoding LacI family DNA-binding transcriptional regulator, producing MTVTLADVAARARVSPATVSRVLNGNYPVAASTRERVLRAVDDLDYVLNGPASSLAAATSDLVGILVNDIADPFFGIMAGAAQTEIGGPGDGSGRAGGEKLAVICNTGGSPERELTYLTLLQRQRAAAVILTGGAVEDPAHQAAMNAKLAKLADAGTRVVLCGRPPLPEGEAIVAALAFDNQGGGRRLTEHLLSLGHRRIGYVAGPPERTTTRHRLEGHREAMQDAGLGGDEERLTVHGPYDRRSGYDATLELLRRDPEVTAIVAANDTVALGASAAIRDRGFRIPEDISVAGFDDLPFSVDAVPALTTVRLPLFEAGARAGRLAMGKETPPPGGIATIAAELMVRGSTAPPRK
- a CDS encoding Gfo/Idh/MocA family protein, with translation MTRRTVRIAMNGVTGRMGYRQHLVRSILAIREQGGLDLGDGEVLWPEPVLVGRRAHALEELADRHGLTEWSTDVDAVLADESIEIYFDAQVTSARVDAIKKAIAAGKHIYTEKPTATDVEGALELARLARDAGIKHGVVQDKIFLPGLLKLKRLIDGGFFGEILSVRGEFGYWVFEGDWQEAQRPSWNYRAEDGGGIVVDMFPHWEYVLHELFGQVKTVQAHVQTHIPQRWDEQGKPYAATADDAAYGIFQLASGAVAQINSSWAVRVNRDELVEFQVDGTHGSAVAGLRNCRVQHRSATPKPVWNPDLPVTESFRDQWQEVPDNAVFDNGFKAQWELFLRHIVLDEPYTWDLMAGARGVQLAELGLKSSAEGRRLDVPELTL
- a CDS encoding dihydrodipicolinate synthase family protein, whose amino-acid sequence is MTIHLPQGPYEPRTTPLDLAPGGSPLASRTVFSAAHVVADPYADVSPDGPAAVDWDATLAFRRHLWSHGLGVAEAMDTAQRGMGLDWAGAAELIRRSAAEAKAVGGRIACGVGTDQLPAGPATLAEVKAAYEEQLALVEESGAQAILMASRALAAAANGPEDYLETYAHLLRQASEPVVLHWLGPMFDPALEGYWGSTDLDAATDTFLKVIAEHPDKVDGIKISLLDAEREIDVRRRLPSGVRCYTGDDFNYPELIAGDDRGFSHALLGIFDPLGPLAAHAVRVLDTGDVQGFRELLDPTVELSRHLFRTPTRFYKTGVVFLAWLAGHQDHFTMVGGLQSARSLPHLAKAYELADRLGLFPDPELAESRMRALLTVNGGVR
- a CDS encoding sugar phosphate isomerase/epimerase family protein; this encodes MTDLSRLSINQETVKQWSLPELTEGCVKAGIDKVGLWRAPVQEYGVERTAQLLADAGISVTSLCRGGFFTALDPAERARALDDNRAAIDEAAALSTDTLVLVSGGLPAGSRDLHGARERIAEALAELGPYAQEQGVRLAIEPLHPMFASDRCVVSTLSQALDIAERFPAEQVGVVVDTYHIWWDDQAAAQIARAGAGDRIHSFQLADWITPLPAGVLVGRGQLGDGSVDFRAFREMVEATGFTGPIEVEIFNEGLWARDGAEVLAEVAARYVEHAC